In Necator americanus strain Aroian chromosome IV, whole genome shotgun sequence, the following proteins share a genomic window:
- a CDS encoding hypothetical protein (NECATOR_CHRIV.G13642.T1) has product MPMDPTDMLWLSKPPTVSEFVTNSKITFKPAVRTPSHDSVQHELDTETPRKPDRISKKLRTFSLGDSEGLKKSLEKHPSSSPVDIPRPRRISISEMIFGSSAGGFSWGQSSLQGSPLNETKMSITEDEKFKEFMKHQNKILGDDGICSFKKGDYME; this is encoded by the exons atgcCTATGGACCCAACGGATATGTTGTG GTTGTCGAAGCCACCTACTGTCAGTGAATTTGTTACCAATTCGAAAATTACTTTCAAACCAGCAGTGCGGACACCATCCCATGATTCT GTTCAACATGAGCTCGACACTGAAACGCCTCGCAAACCAGATCGTATTTCGAAAAAGCTGCGTACCTTTTCGCTCGGCGATTCTGAGGGACTGAAAAAGTCATTGGAGAAACATCCAAG TTCTTCACCAGTGGATATTCCTCGCCCCCGACGAATCAGTATTAGCGAGATGATTTTTGGATCTTCTGCAGGAGGATTTAGCTGGGGACAGAGCAGTCTACAAGGATCACCTTTAAACGAGACAAAAATGTCAATTACTGAG GACGAGAAATTCAAAGAGTTTATGAAGCATCAGAATAAAATTCTTGGCGACG ATGGCATCTGCAGTTTCAAGAAGGGCGATTACATGGAGTAA
- a CDS encoding hypothetical protein (NECATOR_CHRIV.G13642.T2), whose protein sequence is MDPTDMLWLSKPPTVSEFVTNSKITFKPAVRTPSHDSVQHELDTETPRKPDRISKKLRTFSLGDSEGLKKSLEKHPSSSPVDIPRPRRISISEMIFGSSAGGFSWGQSSLQGSPLNETKMSITEDEKFKEFMKHQNKILGDDGICSFKKGDYMEAHAENIKEGRDKEA, encoded by the exons ATGGACCCAACGGATATGTTGTG GTTGTCGAAGCCACCTACTGTCAGTGAATTTGTTACCAATTCGAAAATTACTTTCAAACCAGCAGTGCGGACACCATCCCATGATTCT GTTCAACATGAGCTCGACACTGAAACGCCTCGCAAACCAGATCGTATTTCGAAAAAGCTGCGTACCTTTTCGCTCGGCGATTCTGAGGGACTGAAAAAGTCATTGGAGAAACATCCAAG TTCTTCACCAGTGGATATTCCTCGCCCCCGACGAATCAGTATTAGCGAGATGATTTTTGGATCTTCTGCAGGAGGATTTAGCTGGGGACAGAGCAGTCTACAAGGATCACCTTTAAACGAGACAAAAATGTCAATTACTGAG GACGAGAAATTCAAAGAGTTTATGAAGCATCAGAATAAAATTCTTGGCGACG ATGGCATCTGCAGTTTCAAGAAGGGCGATTACATGGA GGCTCATGCCGAAAATATCAAGGAAGGTCGTGATAAGGAAGCTTGA